The Lucilia cuprina isolate Lc7/37 chromosome 5, ASM2204524v1, whole genome shotgun sequence genome includes a window with the following:
- the LOC111689192 gene encoding acidic mammalian chitinase produces MPEDIPADLCTHIIFAFGWLKKGKLSSYESNDETKDTVPGLYDRMMTLKKANPKLKILLALGGWSFGTQKFKEMAATRYTRQTFIYSAIPFLRKRGFDGFDLDWEYPKGSDDKKNFVLLLKELREAFEAEAQELKKQRLLLSAAVPVGPDNVRGGYDVPAVASYLDFINLMAYDFHGKWERETGHNAPLYAPSTDSEWRKQLSVDNAANMWVKMGAPKEKLIIGMPTYGRSFTLANTAKHGPNAPATGGGREGIYTKESGFLAYYEICEMLLNGAVYVWDDEMKVPYLVDGDQWVGFDDERAIRNKMNWIKTNGFGGAMVWTVDMDDFKGEVCGGNVKFPLIGAMREELLGISRGKEAKDVNWSEVAATFEDLEEEEVEKPEPIKISVDEILAKVRKPVKKHKVKSGLVAKDQNSRPAQVFCYLTSWSSKRPGAGKFEPSHINPKLCTHVVYAFATLKDHKLAENSDEDPDNYEQVIALRDTNPDLQILLAIGGWAFGSTPFKELTSNVFRMNQFVYEAIDFLRDYKFNGLDVDWEYPRGSDDRAAYVNLLRELRVAFEGEAKSSGLPRLLLTAAVPASFEAIAAGYDVPEISKYLDFINVMTYDFHGQWERTVGHNSPLFPLESTTGYQKKLTVDYSAREWVKQGAPKEKLLIGMPTYGRSFELINETQFDIGAPASGGGSPGKFTNEAGFLSYYEVCSFLAADNTTLVWDSEQQVPFAYRGNQWVGFDDERSLKTKMEWLKEQGFGGIMVWSIDMDDFTGRCGNGKYPLLNALNDELKDYKVTLEYDGPYESRGPRGAYTTKDPHEVTCEEEDGHISYHKDWSDCTHYYMCEGERKHHMPCPANLVFNPQENVCDWPENVEGCHVPTEAPA; encoded by the exons ATGCCAGAAGATATACCGGCCGATTTATGTACACACATTATTTTCGCTTTTGGTTGGTTGAAAAAGGGTAAATTGAGTTCTTATGAATCGAATGATGAAACTAAAGATACTGTGCCCGGTTTATACGATCGTATGATGACTTTGAAGAAAGCCAATCCTAAGTTAAAG ATTCTCCTAGCTTTGGGCGGTTGGTCTTTTGGCACCCAGAAGTTTAAAGAAATGGCTGCCACTCGCTACACACGTCAAACTTTCATTTACTCTGCCATACCTTTCTTGCGTAAACGTGGTTTTGATGGTTTCGATTTGGATTGGGAATATCCTAAAGGTTCTGATGACAAGAAAAACTTCGTTTTGTTGCTTAAGGAATTGAGAGAAGCTTTTGAAGCTGAGGCCCAGGAATTGAAGAAACAACGTTTATTGCTTTCTGCTGCCGTACCTGTTGGTCCCGACAATGTCCGTGGTGGTTATGATGTACCCGCTGTAGCTAGTTATTTGGATTTCATTAATTTGATGGCTTACGATTTCCATGGTAAATGGGAACGTGAAACTGGTCACAATGCTCCACTCTATGCCCCTTCCACAGATTCCGAATGGCGCAAACAATTGTCTGTGGATAATGCCGCTAATATGTGGGTGAAAATGGGAGCTCCTAAGGAGAAGTTGATTATTGGTATGCCTACATATGGTCGTTCCTTTACTTTGGCCAATACAGCCAAACATGGTCCCAATGCACCTGCAACTGGCGGCGGTCGCGAGGGTATTTACACTAAAGAAAGTGGTTTCTTGGCTTATTATGAAATCTGTGAAATGCTTTTGAATGGTGCCGTTTATGTATGGGATGATGAAATGAAAGTACCTTATCTGGTAGATGGAGATCAATGGGTGGGTTTCGATGATGAACGTGCCATTCGTAATAAAATGAATTGGATTAAGACAAATGGTTTTGGCGGTGCCATGGTTTGGACTGTTGATATGGATGACTTTAAGGGCGAAGTATGTGGAGGTAATGTTAAATTTCCTCTCATTGGCGCAATGCGTGAAGAATTGTTGGGTATCTCCAGAGGCAAGGAAGCCAAGGATGTTAATTGGTCTGAAGTGGCTGCTACCTTTGAAGATTTAGAAGAGGAGGAG gTTGAAAAACCCGAACCCATTAAAATTTCCGTTGATGAAATTCTTGCTAAGGTTCGCAAGCCCGTTAAGAAACACAAAGTCAAATCTGGCTTGGTGGCTAAAGATcaaaatt CACGACCTGCTCAAGTATTCTGTTATTTGACCAGCTGGTCTTCAAAACGTCCTGGTGCTGGCAAATTTGAGCCTTCTCACATTAATCCCAAATTATGTACTCATGTCGTTTATGCTTTTGCTACCTTGAAGGATCACAAATTGGCTGAAAACAGCGATGAGGATCCCGATAATTACGAACAAGTTATAGCCTTACGTGACACTAATCCcgatttgcaaattttattagcTATAGGTGGCTGGGCTTTTGGTTCTACTCCCTTCAAAGAACTTACCTCCAATGTGTTCCGTATGAATCAATTTGTTTATGAAGCCATAGATTTCTTACGTGATTATAAATTCAATGGTCTTGATGTCGATTGGGAATATCCTCGTGGTTCCGATGATCGTGCTGCTTATGTCAATTTATTAAGAGAATTACGTGTGGCTTTCGAGGGTGAGGCAAAATCTTCAGGTCTTCCTCGTTTGCTCTTGACTGCTGCAGTACCAGCCTCATTTGAAGCTATAGCAGCCGGTTATGATGTACCagaaatttcgaaatatttagaTTTCATTAATGTAATGACTTACGATTTCCATGGACAATGGGAGCGCACAGTGGGACACAATTCTCCTTTGTTCCCTCTAGAATCTACTACAGGCTATCAAAAGAAATTGACAGTAGATTACAGTGCTCGCGAATGGGTGAAACAAGGTGCTCCTAAAGAGAAGCTACTTATTGGTATGCCCACCTATGGTCGTTCATTCGAACTTATAAACGAAACACAATTCGATATTGGTGCCCCAGCATCCGGAGGCGGTAGTCCTGGCAAATTTACCAACGAAGCTGGTTTCCTTAGTTACTATGAAGTCTGTTCATTCTTGGCAGCCGATAATACAACATTGGTGTGGGATTCTGAGCAACAAGTACCATTTGCCTATCGTGGTAACCAATGGGTAGGCTTTGATGATGAACGTTCCCTTAAAACAAAG atgGAATGGTTGAAAGAACAAGGTTTTGGTGGCATTATGGTCTGGTCCATTGATATGGATGATTTTACGGGACGCTGTGGCAATGGAAAATATCCCTTACTTAATGCTCTTAATGATGAGCTTAAAGACTACAAAGTAACGCTAGAATATGATGGTCCCTATGAATCCCGCGGTCCTAGAGGCGCTTACACAACAAAAGATC cCCATGAGGTAACCTGTGAAGAGGAAGATGGTCATATTAGTTATCATAAAGATTGGAGTGACTGTACCCACTATTATATGTGTGAGGGAGAACGTAAACATCACATGCCATGTCCTGCCAATTTGGTATTCAATCCCCAAGAAAATGTATGCGATTGGCCAGAGAATGTTGAAGGCTGTCATGTACCTACCGAAGCTCCAGcctaa